A genomic window from Betta splendens chromosome 24, fBetSpl5.4, whole genome shotgun sequence includes:
- the gpr63 gene encoding LOW QUALITY PROTEIN: probable G-protein coupled receptor 63 (The sequence of the model RefSeq protein was modified relative to this genomic sequence to represent the inferred CDS: inserted 1 base in 1 codon), with amino-acid sequence MVHSSADPPPEAGDVNASFRCLLMXAAERRLMENILAANGTFGSQLPPGLVTPTVVTPGSLQMLSVPLQIFFCFVMVAILLVALLGNVVVCLMVYQRSAMRSAINILLASLAFADMMLAVLNMPFALVTVMATKWIFGDVFCRVSAMLFWFFVVEGVAILLIISIDRFLIIVQKQDKLSPQRAKVLIVVTWGLSFFLSFPLAVGSPPLPIPPRAPQCVFGFSTEPGYQAYVLILLLVFFFIPFMVMLYTFLGILNTIRHNAIRIHSHPDSICLSQASKLGLLSLQRPFQMNIDMSFKTRAFATILILFSVFTVCWAPFTAYSLVTTFNNGFYHKDSFFQISTWVLWLCYLKSALNPLIYYWRIKKFRDACLDLMPKYFKFLPQLPGNTKRRIQPSAVYVCGEHRSVV; translated from the exons ATGGTTCACTCCAGTGCAGATCCCCCTCCAGAGGCAGGGGACGTTAATGCCAGTTTCCGTTGCCTCCTTA AGGCTGCTGAAAGGCGACTGATGGAGAACATCCTCGCTGCCAATGGGACCTTCGGCTCCCAGTTGCCCCCAGGGCTGGTCACACCAACGGTGGTAACGCCGGGGAGCCTGCAGATGCTCAGCGTACCTCTGCAGATCTTCTTTTGCTTCGTCATGGTTGCCATCCTGCTGGTGGCCCTCCTGGGAAACGTGGTGGTGTGCCTGATGGTGTACCAGAGGTCTGCTATGCGCTCAGCCATAAACATCCTGTTGGCCAGCTTGGCATTCGCAGACATGATGCTGGCCGTCCTCAACATGCCCTTTGCTCTGGTTACCGTCATGGCCACCAAGTGGATCTTTGGAGACGTTTTCTGTCGAGTGTCAGCCATGCTCTTTTGGTTCTTCGTGGTGGAAGGTGTGGCCATACTGCTTATAATAAGCATAGATCGTTTTCTTATAATTGTCCAGAAGCAAGATAAGCTCAGCCCACAGAGAGCTAAAGTGCTGATAGTGGTCACATGGggactttccttttttttgtcttttccccTGGCTGTCGGTTCCCCTCCCCTTCCGATTCCCCCCAGGGCTCCTCAGTGTGTATTTGGCTTCAGCACCGAGCCTGGTTACCAAGCCTATGTGTTGATACTACTGCTGGTCTTCTTCTTCATACCTTTCATGGTCATGCTCTACACATTTCTGGGGATTCTAAACACCATTCGTCATAATGCCATTCGCATCCACAGTCACCCAGATAGCATCTGTCTGAGCCAGGCTAGCAAACTGGGCCTGCTGAGCCTCCAGAGACCCTTCCAAATGAACATAGACATGAGCTTCAAGACCCGTGCCTTTGCCACCATCCTCATCCTATTCTCTGTGTTTACGGTGTGTTGGGCGCCTTTCACTGCCTACAGTTTGGTAACTACCTTTAACAATGGGTTCTATCACAAAGACAGCTTTTTTCAAATCAGCACATGGGTCCTGTGGTTGTGCTACCTCAAGTCAGCCCTCAACCCTCTCATTTACTACTGGCGGATCAAGAAGTTCCGCGATGCCTGCCTTGATCTGATGCCCAAGTACTTCAAGTTTCTTCCTCAGCTGCCAGGCAACACAAAGAGGCGCATACAGCCGAGcgcagtgtatgtgtgtggagaACATCGCTCCGTGGTTTAA
- the ufl1 gene encoding E3 UFM1-protein ligase 1, protein MADDWEEIRRLAADFQRAQFADTVQRLSERNCIEIITKLVQNKKLEVVHTLDGKEYITPAQISREIRDELYVHGGRINIVDLQQIINVDWVHVENRAGEIARSDKSVRLVLGQLIDDTYLDRLAEEVNDRLQEAGLITIAELCKSYDLPGDFLTEELSKRLGKLIQGEVDQYNRGVIFTPAFVARHKARIQGLFSAITRPTPISSMIGTFGFQEHLLYSVLEELVNKRRLKGSVVGGRQDKAVYIPDIYSKTQNAWVDSFLQQNGYLEFDALVRLGIPEPLSYIKKRFKSNKLLFLRTTCVGHTLVDQVEASVEEAVSSATWTDIQSILPCCLSVEDIGILINQALRNTNVQSCARVLGSTVVVSDKFISSCLSLFDDTMQHKAQKEVKNNPVFLITEDDLKQVSVLTESSALSKKEKREAERRKKTTEGSGSVKSGGGGNAREIRIRKTKKKGRKDEDSDEETGPSQQHRSKQTEAPFMAQEEIVAVLQQRVSDCPEEIFSELAEHLVRPLTKTYQEVLRTVFASSTSSLTGANKKKSTKDLQEEITNLFNNIRLFEKGSKFFSDEAQVHIAKHVLKTVCTDLTNILVNFLAADLMMSVENPSSITNEVRLKIVGKLPEETRGPLLKLHNCLNGKSIEDFMINLETCAEVCGFMLKKGDKKKERQALFQHRLALTEQLKEAEDPALVLHLTCVLLFQASTHCMLHAPGRCVPQIIGTLTGRIATEHQQLLSVYESLVVKQLVSQSQSQKLQQLEEEEQAEAPDEEARSIRSQLILMTPQVKELVLSQRKPSVSED, encoded by the exons ATGGCGGACGACTGGGAAGAAATTCGGAGACTGGCCGCAGACTTCCAGAGAGCGCAGTTTGCTGACACAGTGCAAAG GTTATCGGAGAGGAACTGCATAGAGATCATTACAAAGTTGGTTCAGAATAAGAAGCTGGAGGTGGTGCACACTCTTGATGGGAAGGAGTACATCACCCCAGCACAGATCAGCAGAGAGATCCGCGATGAGCTCTACGTCCACGGAG GTCGAATCAACATTGTGGACCTCCAACAG ATCATCAATGTGGACTGGGTCCATGTTGAAAACAGAGCAGGTGAAATCGCAAGGTCAGATAAAAGTGTTCGGCTTGTGCTGGGACAACTTATCGATGA TACATACCTGGACCGTTTAGCTGAAGAGGTGAATGACAGACTGCAGGAGGCTGGACTGATCACAATTGCTGAACTGTGTAAGAGCTATGACCTGCCAGGGGATTTCTTAACTGAG GAACTGTCAAAGCGTCTTGGGAAGCTGATTCAAGGAGAGGTGGACCAGTACAACAGAGGGGTCATATTTACTCCCGCTTTTGTTGCACGACACAAAGCCAGAATACAAGGGCTCTTCAGCGCCATCACAAG ACCAACACCCATCAGCAGCATGATCGGAACCTTTGGATTCCAGGAACATCTTCTCTATT CCGTCTTAGAGGAACTGGTAAATAAGAGACGACTGAAAGGAAGTGTGGTGGGAGGACGGCAGGACAAAGCTGTGTACATCCCTGATATATACTCCAAAACACAGAACGCTTGGGTGGATTCCTTCCTTCAGCAGAACGGATATTTAG AGTTTGATGCTCTGGTCAGACTGGGGATCCCTGAGCCTTTGAGTTACATTAAGAAACGCTTTAAGTCCAACAAGCTGCTGTTCCTCAGAACAACGTGCGTGGGTCATACACTAGTGGACCAGGTGGAGGCCTCAGTGGAAGAAGCTGTCAGCTCAGccacatggactgacattcaG TCGATCCTGCCCTGCTGCCTATCAGTAGAGGACATTGGGATATTGATCAACCAGGCTCTGAGGAACACTAACGTCCAATCCTGTGCCAGAGTGCTGGGCAGCACAGTGGTCGTCAGTGATAAGTTCATCAGcagctgtctctctctgttcgATGACACCATGCAGCACAAAGCTCAGAAG GAAGTCAAGAACAATCCAGTGTTCCTAATAACTGAAGATGACCTGAAGCAAGTGTCTGTGCTGACAGAGAGCTCAGCCCTTTCTAAAAAGGAGAAGAGGGAAGCTGAACGCAGGAAGAAGACTACAG AGGGCAGTGGCAGCGTAAAGTCAGGAGGCGGAGGCAATGCCCGAGAGATCCGGATTCGTAAAACCAAGAAAAAAGGCAGGAAGGATGAGGACAGTGACGAGGAAACTGGACCTTCACAGCAAC ATCGCAGCAAACAGACTGAAGCCCCCTTTATGGCCCAGGAGGAGATCGTAGCAGTGTTACAGCAGAGGGTGAGTGACTGCCCTGAAGAAATCTTCTCTGAGCTGGCAGAGCATTTAGTCAG GCCTCTCACTAAAACCTATCAGGAGGTCCTGCGGACAGTGTTTGCGTCATCTACCAGCTCTCTAACAGGGGCCAACAAAAAGAAGAGCACCAAAGATCTCCAGGAGGAGATCACTAATCTGTTCAACAACATCCGGCTGTTCGAAAAAGGCTCCAAGTTCTTTTCTG ATGAAGCCCAGGTCCACATTGCAAAACACGTGCTAAAGACCGTGTGCACAGACCTCACCAACATTCTGGTGAACTTTCTGGCTGCTGACCTGATGATGTCTGTGGAGAACCCCAGCTCCATCACCAACGAA GTCAGACTGAAGATTGTGGGCAAACTGCCAGAAGAGACCAGGGGTCCTCTCTTGAAGCTGCACAACTGCCTGAATGGCAAA TCCATCGAAGACTTTATGATCAACCTAGAGACGTGTGCTGAAGTGTGTGGATTCATGCTGAAAAAGGGAGACAAGAAAAAGGAGAG ACAGGCCCTGTTCCAGCACCGCCTGGCTCTcactgagcagctgaaggaagCGGAGGACCCGGCTCTGGTTCTCCACCTGACGTGTGTGCTCCTGTTTCAGGCCAGCACCCACTGCATGCTGCACGCTCCTGGTCGCTGCGTGCCTCAGATCATCGGGACGCTCACAGGCCGAATAGCTACG GAGCACCAGCAACTACTGTCTGTTTACGAGAGCCTGGTGGTGAAACAACTGGTGAGCCAGAGTCAGagccagaagctgcagcagctggaggaagaggagcaggccGAGGCTCCAGACGAGGAGGCCAGGAGCATCCGATCCCAACTCATACTCATGACCCCTCAGGTGAAGGAGCTGGTGTTGTCGCAGAGGAAGCCATCTGTATCTGAGGACTGA
- the ndufaf4 gene encoding NADH dehydrogenase [ubiquinone] 1 alpha subcomplex assembly factor 4 isoform X2 gives MGARVTRIFKNFNLENRVEREISREKPRPAPRHEGNVSPQADNADVSQKNEPLLSLLKSVYVESTDPAAAAAAAQTPVEVTVERRPLRFSLPGDPYGVVELKDVAKGKLTITEALKALGSHQHQPQTWTPEKIAQEYSLNLNDTKALLQFFIPFQIQIIPPKTENAKQIRAS, from the exons atggGGGCACGCGTTACGcgtatttttaaaaatttcaaTCTAGAGAATCGGGTGGAACGAGAAATTTCCAGAGAAAAGCCGCGTCCGGCGCCTCGACACGAAGGCAACGTCTCGCCTCAGGCCGACAACGCTGACG TGAGCCAGAAAAACGAGCCCTTGCTTTCTCTCCTCAAGTCTGTTTATGTAGAGTCGACAGAtccagccgcagccgcagcagcagcacag ACACCAGTGGAGGTGACAGTGGAGCGACGGCCACTCAGGTTCAGTTTACCAGGGGACCCCTATGGTGTGGTCGAGCTCAAAGACGTTGCTAAAGGCAAACTGACTATCACTGAGGCTCTGAAGGCACTCGGAAGCCACCAGCATCAGCCGCAGACATGGACGCCAGAAAAGATTGCACAGGAGTATTCTTTGAACTTGAATGACACAAAAGCTCTTCTACAGTTCTTCATCCCCTTCCAGATTCAGATCATCCCACCCAAGACTGAAAATGCTAAGCAGATAAGGGCTTCCTAA
- the ndufaf4 gene encoding NADH dehydrogenase [ubiquinone] 1 alpha subcomplex assembly factor 4 isoform X1: MGARVTRIFKNFNLENRVEREISREKPRPAPRHEGNVSPQADNADAVSQKNEPLLSLLKSVYVESTDPAAAAAAAQTPVEVTVERRPLRFSLPGDPYGVVELKDVAKGKLTITEALKALGSHQHQPQTWTPEKIAQEYSLNLNDTKALLQFFIPFQIQIIPPKTENAKQIRAS; encoded by the exons atggGGGCACGCGTTACGcgtatttttaaaaatttcaaTCTAGAGAATCGGGTGGAACGAGAAATTTCCAGAGAAAAGCCGCGTCCGGCGCCTCGACACGAAGGCAACGTCTCGCCTCAGGCCGACAACGCTGACG CAGTGAGCCAGAAAAACGAGCCCTTGCTTTCTCTCCTCAAGTCTGTTTATGTAGAGTCGACAGAtccagccgcagccgcagcagcagcacag ACACCAGTGGAGGTGACAGTGGAGCGACGGCCACTCAGGTTCAGTTTACCAGGGGACCCCTATGGTGTGGTCGAGCTCAAAGACGTTGCTAAAGGCAAACTGACTATCACTGAGGCTCTGAAGGCACTCGGAAGCCACCAGCATCAGCCGCAGACATGGACGCCAGAAAAGATTGCACAGGAGTATTCTTTGAACTTGAATGACACAAAAGCTCTTCTACAGTTCTTCATCCCCTTCCAGATTCAGATCATCCCACCCAAGACTGAAAATGCTAAGCAGATAAGGGCTTCCTAA